A window from Triticum aestivum cultivar Chinese Spring chromosome 6D, IWGSC CS RefSeq v2.1, whole genome shotgun sequence encodes these proteins:
- the LOC123141632 gene encoding uncharacterized protein isoform X1 — MAPDPPPAFSHSPTQSTVVRGTEAGRYPVHLQAAAVGCATSSTRWLPHVSTTGEPVCQKNVRRDAAPAAELLPPLGSVRSSTPPPSPSTCLCSYSAAVWSVFI, encoded by the exons ATGGCCCCCGATCCGCCGCCGGCCTTCTCCCATAGCCCCACCCAATCCACTGTCGTGCGCGGCACCGAGGCTGGCAGGTACCCCGTGCATCTGCAAGCTGCTGCAGTTGGCTGCGCCACCTCATCTACTCGCTGGCTTCCGCACGTGAGCACAACCGGAGAGCCCGT GTGCCAAAAAAATGTGCGCCGAGACGCCGCCCCCGCGGCCGAACTCCTGCCTCCGCTTGGCTCCGTCCGCAGCAGCACACCACCTCCCTCGCCATCCACCTGCCTGTGTTCATATTCTGCAG CAGTTTGGAGTGTATTTatatag
- the LOC123145063 gene encoding HMG1/2-like protein gives MKGKADTSKKGEGRLKAAGGASKRKKDAAAAGKPKRPPSAFFVFMSEFRQQYNAENPNNKSVANVSKAAGEKWRAMSDEEKAPYVEKAEQKKKDYEKTKATFDNKESASSKKAKTQNDEEVKSEVEDEGSDEENEDDDE, from the exons ATGAAGGGCAAGGCTGACACCTCCAAGAAGGGCGAGGGCAG GCTCAAGGCCGCCGGCGGCGCCAGCAAGAGGAAGAAGGACGCCGCTGCCGCTGGCAAGCCCAAGCGCCCGCCCTCCGCCTTTTTCGTCTTCAT GTCTGAGTTCAGGCAGCAGTACAACGCGGAGAACCCCAACAACAAGAGTGTCGCCAAC GTGAGCAAGGCGGCGGGTGAGAAGTGGAGAGCTATGTCTGATGAG GAGAAAGCACCTTATGTGGAAAAGGCTGAACAGAAGAAGAAGGATTATGAGAAGACCAAAGCCACCTTTGATAACAAG GAGAGTGCGAGCTCCAAGAAGGCCAAGACTCAGAACGATGAGGAGGTCAAAtctgaggtcgaagatgagggtaGCGATGAG GAAAATGAGGACGATGACGAGTAA
- the LOC123141632 gene encoding uncharacterized protein isoform X2, translating to MAPDPPPAFSHSPTQSTVVRGTEAGRYPVHLQAAAVGCATSSTRWLPHVSTTGEPVCQKNVRRDAAPAAELLPPLGSVRSSTPPPSPSTCLCSYSAVWSVFI from the exons ATGGCCCCCGATCCGCCGCCGGCCTTCTCCCATAGCCCCACCCAATCCACTGTCGTGCGCGGCACCGAGGCTGGCAGGTACCCCGTGCATCTGCAAGCTGCTGCAGTTGGCTGCGCCACCTCATCTACTCGCTGGCTTCCGCACGTGAGCACAACCGGAGAGCCCGT GTGCCAAAAAAATGTGCGCCGAGACGCCGCCCCCGCGGCCGAACTCCTGCCTCCGCTTGGCTCCGTCCGCAGCAGCACACCACCTCCCTCGCCATCCACCTGCCTGTGTTCATATTCTGCAG TTTGGAGTGTATTTatatag